The sequence TGCTCGGCCCGCGCGGCGCGGACCCGCTCGTCGAACTCGGCGGCGATCTCGGCGAACTCGTCGCGGCTGAGGACCGAACGGCGGGCGGCGAGCGCGCGCTCCTCCCGCTCGAAGGCCGAGGAGATCTGCTCCCCCTCGGCCACCAGCCGCTCGCGCGCCAGACGGTTGGCCCGGATCAGCGCCTGCCCGGTGCGGGAGCGTTCGAGCACCGCGGTCGGGTTGACGAGGAGGACACCGCCGATCGGCATGCGGGTCGGCGGATCGCCCGCGAGGGGTTGCGCGGCGGCTGTCCCCGCTAGAGCGAGGAGCAGCGCCGCGACGAAGGCCAGACGCATCAGAAGCGGCGGCCGCCCGTCAGGCGGAAGCGTTCCAGATCGTCGCCTTCCTCCGTCTGGATCGCCTCGGCATAGTCGATGCGCAGCGCACCGATCGGGCTGTCCCAGAAGAGGCTGAGGCCGACGGCCGAGCGCAACTCCGGATCGTCGTCGACCTCAAAGGTGCCGCGGACCGGATCGCCCTCGATCGTGGTGTCGTCGAGGCCCCAGAGCGTGCCGACATTGGCGAAGACGCCGCCGAAGAGGCCCAGCTCCTCCGGCAGGCCAAGCGGGAAGGAGGCCTGCGCCCGCATCACCGCGTAGTAGTTGCCGCCAAGCGCCGAGTCGATGTCGCGGTTCGAGCCGTTGTCGAAGCGGTCCCGCGGGCCGAGGCCGCCGGACTGGAAGCCGCGGAACGACTGTCCGCCGAGGAAGAAGCGGTCGGTGACCCGCACGCCGTCGTCACCGCCGACCAGCGCGCCGCCCTCGACCTCGAGGAACGTGACGATGTCGTCGTTGCGGAAGGACTGGTAGATCCGGCCGCGCGCCACGTTGCGCAGGTACTGCGCGTCGCCGCCCAGACCCGCAAGGTCGGTCGACAGCGTCAGCAGATAGCCCGCCGTCGGCGCCGCGCGTGAGTTGCGGCGGTCATAGGCGTAGGTCGCACCGATAGACGAGGTGATCTCGGAGCCCTCGTCGTTGATGATCGCTTGCGACACGTCCTCCGGATCGCTGCCCTCGATGTCGTCCTGCGACAGGCGGTAGCGGACCTGAAGCGAACCGTTCGGGCTGAGCGGGAAGCTCACCCGCGGCTCGATCCCGATATTGGTCTCGTCGAAGTTCGAGGTCTCGCGCTCGATCTCCCGGAAATAGGCGTCGAAGCCGACCCCGACCTCCCGGTCGAGGAAGGCGGGCTCATCGAAGGAGAAGGAGTAGATGCTGCGATCGGAGTCGATCGAGAACTCCGCCCCGACCCGCTGACCGCGGCCGAGGAAGTTGTTCTCCTGCAGCGCGACCGTACCCCCGAGGCCCGAGGCCGACGAGAACGCGATACCGAAGTTGATCGAGCCCGTCAGACGTTCCTCGACCGTGGCGTCGATCACCGCCTGGTCGGGCGCCGTCCCCTCGCGCACGTCCACGTCGACGGCGCCGAAATACCCGAGGCCGCGCAGACGGTCCGTCGCCTCACGCACCTGGCGCGCGTTGAAGGCGTCGCCCTCGACCAGCTCGAACTCCCGCCGGATGACGCGGTCGAGCGTCGCCGTGTTGCCGGAGATATCGATGCGCTGGACGAAGACGCGATCGCCCTCCTGCACCTCGAAGATCACGTCGACCGTGCGCTCCTCGAAGTTCTGGACGACGCGCGGCACGATGTCGACGAAGGCGAAGCCCTGGATGCCGGCGATGTCGAGCATGTTCTCGATCGTGTCGTCGATCCGGCGCTGGTCGAAACCGTCGCCCGTGGACATGGCAATCGCCCCGTCGAAGTCCTGCGGCTCCAGTCCCGGTGCGAAGCTGTCGATGCCGAGCTCGCCGAAGGTGTAGCGCGGCCCCTCGCTGACGGTGAAGGTGATGAAGAACGCATCGCGGTCGGGCGAGAGCTCGGCCACCGCACTCTCCACCTCGAACTCCGCGAAGCCGTTCTCGAGGTAGAACTGGCGCAG is a genomic window of Pontivivens ytuae containing:
- a CDS encoding OmpH family outer membrane protein, with protein sequence MRLAFVAALLLALAGTAAAQPLAGDPPTRMPIGGVLLVNPTAVLERSRTGQALIRANRLARERLVAEGEQISSAFEREERALAARRSVLSRDEFAEIAAEFDERVRAARAEQDRRAAQLTREEEERERAFAESLNPIYAEIMRDTGAAAILDLRDVVLANTVLDITAEVIRRLDARQLDQGEAGD
- the bamA gene encoding outer membrane protein assembly factor BamA, which translates into the protein MPHQPVLAQAGGFVLQGIEVQGNRRIEAETIRITTDLVPGETVTARDVNDAVQALFATGLFSDARIEVNPPVLTVVVEENPSINQIAFEGNSIVSDDVLRSAIDLRPRLAFNRAAVESDAARIIDAYRSVGRLDAEVNPVIIERSDNRVDVVFEISEGDVTEVERITFVGNEVFSDSDLRGVIASRQAGLFSFLFAGDTFEQDRLRLDEELLRQFYLENGFAEFEVESAVAELSPDRDAFFITFTVSEGPRYTFGELGIDSFAPGLEPQDFDGAIAMSTGDGFDQRRIDDTIENMLDIAGIQGFAFVDIVPRVVQNFEERTVDVIFEVQEGDRVFVQRIDISGNTATLDRVIRREFELVEGDAFNARQVREATDRLRGLGYFGAVDVDVREGTAPDQAVIDATVEERLTGSINFGIAFSSASGLGGTVALQENNFLGRGQRVGAEFSIDSDRSIYSFSFDEPAFLDREVGVGFDAYFREIERETSNFDETNIGIEPRVSFPLSPNGSLQVRYRLSQDDIEGSDPEDVSQAIINDEGSEITSSIGATYAYDRRNSRAAPTAGYLLTLSTDLAGLGGDAQYLRNVARGRIYQSFRNDDIVTFLEVEGGALVGGDDGVRVTDRFFLGGQSFRGFQSGGLGPRDRFDNGSNRDIDSALGGNYYAVMRAQASFPLGLPEELGLFGGVFANVGTLWGLDDTTIEGDPVRGTFEVDDDPELRSAVGLSLFWDSPIGALRIDYAEAIQTEEGDDLERFRLTGGRRF